In Actinoplanes sp. NBC_00393, a single genomic region encodes these proteins:
- a CDS encoding L-type lectin-domain containing protein, translating into MRSSRIARGGLLASALLSILAGVHAGGALAADGDALSYRPIDAGYTQSLALNGTAKVSSERGENRVIELTNGSYKQAGSAWSTQQVDLTDSFETSFKAHLHHGKPGADGVAFLAQGAGPRALGGWGGGLGYRGIRQSVAVEFDTYQNTPDPSSNHLAVVLGGNPDKHSATAESSIPLFGKPFQARVRYDADGHNLKVYVRSLTAGATEELLLDQTVDLAKGAGTGNGWIGFTAATGEVTARQDIYDWTVDAPLS; encoded by the coding sequence GTGCGTTCCTCCAGAATCGCGCGGGGCGGCCTCCTGGCTTCCGCCCTGCTCTCCATACTGGCCGGGGTGCACGCCGGAGGCGCCCTCGCGGCCGACGGCGACGCCCTGTCCTACCGGCCGATCGACGCCGGGTACACGCAGTCGCTGGCCCTGAACGGCACCGCCAAGGTGAGCTCGGAGCGCGGCGAGAACCGGGTCATCGAGCTGACCAACGGCAGCTACAAGCAGGCCGGCTCGGCATGGTCCACCCAGCAGGTCGACCTGACCGACTCGTTCGAGACGTCCTTCAAGGCGCACCTGCACCACGGCAAGCCGGGTGCGGACGGCGTCGCCTTCCTGGCCCAGGGCGCCGGCCCGCGCGCGCTCGGCGGCTGGGGCGGTGGCCTCGGCTACCGGGGCATCCGGCAGAGCGTCGCGGTCGAGTTCGACACCTACCAGAACACCCCGGACCCGAGCAGCAACCACCTCGCCGTGGTGCTCGGCGGCAACCCGGACAAGCACTCCGCCACCGCCGAATCGTCGATCCCGCTCTTCGGCAAGCCCTTCCAGGCCCGGGTCCGCTACGACGCCGACGGCCACAACCTCAAGGTGTACGTCCGGTCGCTGACCGCCGGCGCCACCGAGGAACTGCTCCTCGACCAGACGGTCGACCTGGCCAAGGGCGCCGGGACCGGCAACGGCTGGATCGGGTTCACCGCGGCGACCGGTGAAGTCACCGCACGCCAGGACATCTACGACTGGACGGTCGACGCGCCGCTGTCGTGA
- a CDS encoding aromatic ring-hydroxylating oxygenase subunit alpha — protein sequence MTSSLLPTLAGNYYTDPAFFAREQELIFERMWFCVVRGADVGAPGEFRTVPVGRESVLVTRGRDGGARAFLNVCRHRGAQLCAEESGAVKRTFRCMYHAWAYDLDGRLVAAPNLVKMPDVDRDEYGLRRVHVREWLGYVWVCLADEPPSFERDVMGACVERLGDLGSIERYRLGSLAVGRRIRYDVRANWKLIIENFMECYHCSTIHPELVHVLPEFAGGYAAQYYVGHGAEFGPDVDGFTVDGSGGLATIETLSEQQDRRYYAITVKPQVFVNLVPDHVILHRMFPLAADRTIVECDWLFRPDVVAAGADLNPSVELFDRVNRQDFEACERCQPGMASRAYASGGVLVPSEHHIASFHQWIRETVGSK from the coding sequence ATGACGTCGTCGCTGCTGCCCACGCTCGCCGGCAACTACTACACCGATCCCGCGTTCTTCGCCCGTGAGCAGGAGCTGATCTTCGAACGGATGTGGTTCTGCGTGGTCCGGGGCGCTGACGTCGGGGCGCCCGGCGAGTTCCGGACGGTGCCGGTCGGGCGGGAGAGCGTGCTGGTCACCCGGGGGCGGGACGGCGGCGCGCGGGCGTTCCTCAACGTCTGCCGGCATCGCGGGGCACAGTTGTGCGCGGAGGAGTCGGGGGCGGTGAAGCGGACCTTCCGGTGCATGTACCACGCGTGGGCGTACGACCTGGACGGGCGGCTGGTGGCGGCGCCCAACCTGGTGAAGATGCCGGACGTGGACCGCGACGAATACGGCCTGCGCAGGGTCCACGTCCGGGAGTGGCTTGGCTACGTCTGGGTCTGCCTCGCCGACGAGCCGCCCTCCTTCGAACGGGACGTGATGGGCGCCTGCGTGGAGCGGCTCGGCGACCTCGGCTCGATCGAGCGGTACCGGCTCGGCTCACTCGCGGTGGGCCGGCGGATCCGGTACGACGTACGCGCCAACTGGAAGCTGATCATCGAGAACTTCATGGAGTGCTACCACTGCTCGACCATCCACCCGGAGCTGGTGCACGTGCTGCCGGAGTTCGCCGGCGGGTACGCCGCCCAGTACTACGTCGGCCACGGCGCCGAGTTCGGCCCGGACGTCGACGGGTTCACCGTGGACGGTTCCGGCGGCCTGGCCACCATCGAGACCCTCAGCGAGCAGCAGGATCGCCGGTATTACGCGATCACCGTGAAACCGCAGGTCTTCGTCAATCTGGTACCCGATCACGTGATTCTGCACCGGATGTTCCCGCTCGCCGCGGACCGCACGATCGTCGAGTGCGACTGGCTGTTCCGGCCGGACGTGGTCGCCGCCGGCGCCGACCTGAACCCGTCCGTCGAGCTGTTCGACCGGGTGAACCGCCAGGACTTCGAGGCCTGCGAGCGGTGCCAGCCGGGGATGGCGTCCCGGGCGTACGCGTCCGGCGGGGTTCTGGTGCCGAGTGAGCACCACATCGCCTCGTTCCACCAGTGGATCCGGGAAACCGTCGGGAGTAAATAA
- the solA gene encoding N-methyl-L-tryptophan oxidase translates to MPAFDVIVVGLGGMGSATVHHLAARGHRVLGLERFGPGHDRGASHGGSRITRQSYFEGAEYVPLLLRAYELFDRLAADSGRDVITLTGGVMVGRPESRTVSGALASAQQWGLEHEMLDAAELRRRFPTMAPAPDEVALFEAKAGFVRPERTVLAQLDLAGKHGADLRFHEPMESWEPDGDGVRVRTAAGEYTAGQLVITPGPWAPRLLADLGVSFRIERQVQHWFRPRGGVEAFQPDRHPIYIWEPAEGSQMYGFPAIDGPDGGAKIAFFRRGTETTPEALDTAVHPDEIDEMARGAARILPDLPGEWLRGEPCMYSTTPDEHFVISRHPAHEAVTVACGFSGHGFKFVPVVGEILADLATTGTTAHPIDLFHPRRFRE, encoded by the coding sequence GTGCCCGCATTTGACGTGATCGTTGTCGGCCTCGGGGGCATGGGCAGTGCCACCGTGCACCACCTCGCCGCCCGCGGGCACCGGGTGCTCGGGCTGGAGCGGTTCGGTCCCGGCCACGACCGGGGAGCCAGCCACGGCGGCTCGCGGATCACCCGGCAGTCCTACTTCGAGGGCGCGGAGTACGTGCCGTTGCTGCTCCGGGCCTACGAGCTGTTCGACCGGCTGGCGGCGGACTCCGGCCGGGACGTGATCACGTTGACCGGCGGGGTGATGGTGGGCCGGCCGGAGTCGCGTACCGTCTCCGGCGCTCTGGCCAGTGCTCAGCAGTGGGGCCTGGAGCACGAGATGCTCGACGCGGCGGAGCTGCGCCGGCGGTTCCCGACGATGGCGCCGGCCCCGGACGAGGTGGCGCTCTTCGAGGCGAAGGCCGGGTTCGTCCGGCCCGAGCGGACCGTGCTGGCCCAGCTCGACCTGGCCGGCAAACACGGCGCTGACCTGCGCTTCCACGAGCCGATGGAGTCCTGGGAGCCGGACGGGGACGGGGTGCGGGTGCGAACCGCGGCCGGCGAGTACACCGCCGGGCAGCTGGTGATCACTCCCGGTCCGTGGGCACCGCGGCTGCTCGCCGACCTGGGCGTGTCGTTCCGGATCGAGAGGCAGGTCCAGCACTGGTTCCGGCCGCGCGGCGGCGTCGAGGCGTTCCAGCCGGACCGGCACCCGATCTACATCTGGGAACCGGCCGAGGGCAGCCAGATGTACGGCTTCCCGGCCATCGACGGCCCGGACGGCGGGGCGAAGATCGCGTTCTTCCGGCGGGGCACCGAGACCACCCCGGAGGCCCTGGACACCGCGGTGCACCCGGACGAGATCGACGAGATGGCCCGCGGCGCCGCCCGGATCCTGCCCGATCTGCCGGGCGAGTGGCTGCGCGGCGAGCCCTGCATGTACAGCACCACGCCCGACGAGCACTTCGTGATCAGCCGCCACCCCGCGCACGAGGCGGTGACCGTGGCCTGCGGGTTCTCCGGGCACGGATTCAAGTTCGTACCGGTGGTCGGGGAGATCCTGGCCGACCTGGCGACCACCGGGACCACCGCCCACCCGATCGACCTGTTCCATCCCCGCCGTTTCCGGGAGTGA
- a CDS encoding GcvT family protein, with translation MAGPKVVIIGAGVVGCALADELTGRGWTDITVLEQGPLFVTGGSSSHAPGLVFQTNPSRTLARFARYTVEKYAELECFAAVGSLEVATSAARLAELHRRFGFGQSWGISSSVLDADECVALFPLLDKSVILGGLHVPSDGLASAVRAAEMQAGRAITRGAQFIGNIRVTEVLSDGGRVTGVGTGDETFAADIVVSCAGFWGPAVGELAGVPIPLLPMAHQYVRTTPAGASDDLPILRHQDRDLYFRAHGDRLGIGSYLHEPMPVELADIPGDAHPSMLPFTPAAFKQSWAAAAELIPALRGTALDDAFNGVFSFTADGFPLLGEARDLRGFWVAEAIWVTHSAGAAKAVADWMVDGRPGIDLHECDLNRFDPAQLAPQYVRKRAIRSFVEVYDIIHPLDPPAVRNLRVSPFHPRQVELGATFGEAMGWERPLWYATNPPPEELRPRDEWSARHWSPIAETEARLTRRRVALYDMTPLTRLEVIGPVSFLNGLTSSNVDRPVGTVVYTLLLDPAGGVRSDITVARLAEDRFQVGVNGPLDLDWLLRHAPAGVSVRDVTGGTCGLGVWGPRARELVASLTDVDVSADAFKYFQVRQGHLGMVPVTMLRLSYVGELGWEIYTEAEYGLRLWDTLWEAGPELGLIAAGRVAFNSLRLEKGYRAWGIDMTAEDDPFQAGVGFAVRPEARPATPPDRRLTCLTVADTGDMPMGREPVYAGGFAVGHVTSAAYGYTVGGPIAYAWLPAALAVPGTQVEIGYFDRRLLATVAAEPLFDPKHERIRR, from the coding sequence ATGGCCGGACCGAAGGTCGTGATCATCGGTGCGGGCGTGGTCGGCTGCGCCCTCGCCGATGAACTGACCGGGCGCGGGTGGACCGACATCACCGTGCTGGAGCAGGGGCCGCTCTTCGTCACCGGCGGCTCCAGCTCGCACGCGCCCGGCCTGGTCTTCCAGACCAACCCGTCGCGGACCCTGGCGCGGTTCGCCCGGTACACCGTGGAGAAGTACGCCGAGCTGGAGTGCTTCGCGGCGGTCGGAAGTCTGGAGGTGGCGACCTCGGCGGCGCGGCTGGCTGAGCTGCATCGGCGGTTCGGGTTCGGGCAGTCGTGGGGGATCTCGTCGTCGGTCCTTGATGCCGACGAGTGCGTCGCGCTGTTTCCCTTGCTGGACAAATCGGTCATCCTGGGCGGGCTGCACGTGCCGTCCGACGGGCTCGCGTCAGCTGTGCGAGCCGCCGAGATGCAGGCCGGCCGGGCGATCACGCGCGGAGCCCAATTCATCGGCAATATCCGTGTTACTGAGGTGTTGTCGGATGGAGGCCGCGTCACCGGGGTCGGCACGGGCGACGAGACGTTCGCTGCGGACATCGTGGTGAGCTGCGCCGGCTTCTGGGGTCCGGCGGTCGGCGAGCTCGCCGGCGTACCGATCCCGTTGCTGCCGATGGCGCACCAGTACGTCCGGACCACCCCGGCCGGCGCCTCCGACGACCTGCCCATCCTGCGGCACCAGGACCGCGACCTCTACTTCCGGGCCCACGGCGACCGGCTGGGCATCGGCTCCTACCTGCACGAACCGATGCCGGTGGAGCTCGCCGACATCCCCGGCGACGCGCACCCGTCGATGCTGCCGTTCACCCCGGCGGCCTTCAAGCAGTCCTGGGCGGCGGCCGCGGAGCTGATCCCGGCGCTGCGCGGGACCGCTCTGGACGACGCCTTCAACGGCGTCTTCTCGTTCACCGCGGACGGCTTCCCGCTGCTCGGCGAGGCCCGTGACCTGCGCGGCTTCTGGGTGGCCGAGGCGATCTGGGTGACCCACTCGGCCGGCGCCGCGAAGGCGGTGGCCGACTGGATGGTCGACGGCCGCCCCGGCATCGACCTGCACGAGTGCGACCTGAATCGGTTCGACCCGGCCCAGCTCGCCCCGCAATACGTGCGCAAACGCGCGATCCGCAGCTTCGTCGAGGTCTACGACATCATCCATCCGCTGGACCCGCCGGCGGTGCGCAACCTGCGGGTCAGCCCGTTCCACCCGCGCCAGGTCGAGCTGGGCGCGACGTTCGGCGAGGCGATGGGCTGGGAGAGACCCCTCTGGTACGCGACCAACCCGCCCCCGGAAGAGCTGCGCCCCCGCGACGAGTGGTCCGCCCGGCACTGGTCCCCGATCGCCGAGACCGAGGCCCGGCTGACCCGGCGGCGGGTCGCGCTCTACGACATGACCCCGCTGACCCGGCTCGAGGTGATCGGGCCGGTCTCCTTTCTCAACGGCCTGACCAGCAGCAACGTGGACCGCCCGGTCGGCACGGTGGTCTACACCCTGCTCCTCGACCCGGCCGGAGGGGTGCGCAGCGACATCACCGTGGCCCGGCTCGCGGAGGACCGCTTCCAGGTCGGTGTGAACGGCCCGCTCGACCTGGACTGGCTGCTGCGGCACGCGCCCGCCGGGGTCTCGGTCCGCGACGTCACCGGCGGCACCTGCGGCCTGGGAGTGTGGGGCCCGCGGGCGCGGGAGCTGGTCGCCTCGCTCACCGACGTCGACGTCTCGGCCGACGCGTTCAAGTACTTCCAGGTCCGGCAGGGTCATCTCGGCATGGTGCCGGTCACCATGCTGCGGCTGTCCTACGTCGGCGAGCTGGGCTGGGAGATCTACACCGAGGCCGAGTACGGTCTGCGGCTCTGGGACACCCTCTGGGAGGCCGGACCGGAGCTGGGGCTGATCGCGGCCGGCCGGGTCGCCTTCAACAGTCTGCGGCTGGAGAAGGGCTACCGCGCCTGGGGGATCGACATGACCGCGGAGGACGACCCGTTCCAGGCCGGGGTGGGCTTCGCGGTTCGCCCGGAGGCCCGGCCGGCTACGCCGCCGGACCGGCGCCTCACCTGCCTCACGGTCGCCGACACCGGGGACATGCCGATGGGCCGGGAGCCGGTCTACGCCGGCGGGTTCGCGGTGGGCCATGTGACGAGTGCGGCGTACGGCTACACGGTCGGCGGCCCGATCGCGTACGCCTGGCTGCCCGCGGCCCTGGCCGTGCCCGGTACACAGGTGGAAATCGGATACTTCGACCGGCGGCTGCTCGCCACCGTGGCGGCCGAGCCGCTGTTCGACCCGAAACACGAACGTATCCGGCGCTAA
- a CDS encoding ABC transporter substrate-binding protein, with protein MKISYIAVACLLLAAGCEGASSGDGEPAASAGSKGTVNLAVNPWVGYESNAAVIEHLLEKKLGYTVELKNLKEEISWQGFETGEVDAIVENWGHDDLKKTYIEEKKVAVDAGPTGNTGVIGWYVPQWMADQYPDITDWNNLNKYADLFKTSESGGKGQLLDGDPSYVTNDEALVANLKLNYKVVYSGSEAALIKAAQQATAQKKPLLFYFYEPQWLFAKEKYARVKLPEYKAGCDADPKKVACDYPDYVLDKIVSKKFADTGGAAYQLVKNFKWSNDDQNLVSDYLTNQGMTPEQAAEKWVSEHEATWKPWIPAGS; from the coding sequence ATGAAGATTTCCTACATCGCGGTTGCCTGCCTGCTCCTCGCGGCCGGCTGCGAGGGCGCAAGCTCGGGCGACGGGGAGCCGGCGGCCAGCGCCGGCAGCAAGGGCACGGTCAATCTGGCGGTCAACCCCTGGGTGGGGTACGAGTCGAACGCCGCGGTCATCGAGCACCTGCTGGAGAAGAAACTCGGGTACACCGTCGAGCTCAAGAACCTCAAGGAGGAGATCTCCTGGCAGGGCTTCGAGACCGGCGAGGTCGACGCGATCGTGGAGAACTGGGGTCACGACGACCTGAAGAAGACCTACATCGAGGAGAAGAAGGTCGCCGTCGACGCCGGCCCGACCGGCAACACCGGCGTGATCGGCTGGTACGTCCCGCAGTGGATGGCCGACCAGTACCCGGACATCACCGACTGGAACAACCTCAACAAGTACGCCGACCTGTTCAAGACCTCCGAGTCCGGCGGCAAGGGCCAGCTCCTGGACGGCGACCCGTCCTACGTCACCAACGACGAGGCGCTGGTGGCCAACCTGAAGCTGAACTACAAGGTGGTCTACTCCGGCAGCGAGGCCGCCCTGATCAAGGCCGCCCAGCAGGCCACCGCGCAGAAGAAGCCGCTGCTCTTCTACTTCTACGAGCCGCAGTGGCTGTTCGCCAAGGAGAAGTACGCCCGGGTCAAGCTCCCCGAGTACAAGGCGGGGTGTGACGCCGACCCGAAGAAGGTCGCCTGCGACTACCCCGACTATGTCCTGGACAAGATCGTCAGCAAGAAGTTCGCGGACACCGGTGGGGCCGCGTACCAGCTGGTCAAGAACTTCAAATGGAGCAACGACGACCAGAACCTGGTCTCCGACTACCTCACCAATCAGGGCATGACGCCGGAGCAGGCCGCCGAGAAGTGGGTGTCCGAGCACGAGGCCACCTGGAAGCCGTGGATCCCGGCCGGGAGCTGA
- a CDS encoding ABC transporter permease, producing the protein MIVATVAAYLSFGGTQAADSADAAAFRFFDSVREWVDANRDSHPVFLFGVNYLRLGVRLLVEAVGAALTGLGFAGLVAVAGAVSFVLAGWRAGLLAVAGFLSFAVLGLWTESVDTLALTLAAVLLSVLIGVPLGVLAARVRWIGAVLRPVLDVMQILPTFAYLAPMTLLFLIGSPAAVLATLIYAVPVTIRITQLGIAGVAPAAVEAATAQGSTRRQLLTKVRLPMARPVLILAVNQTIMMALSMVVITALIDAPGLGQNIVRALERVNVGAAFDAGLAIVIMAVVLDRVTTAASRRRPMPWRVSVPVLVAAAVVALLPVGDRVPTFSLAAPVNRLTAWVELHWYAGTEWLKNTVSAYLLNPLEHLLVTTPWWLFVLVVFGFGLLAAGWRAALIAAGAAAGVAALGLWAHAMQTLATVLVATAITLLAGVWAGVLCARHDRFATAVRPLLDAAQTMPSFVYLLPAVALFGASRFTAIVAAVIFAVPPVVRLVERGLRDVPATVVEAALSAGSTPRQLLWKVQLPMARGGLLLAANQGIVMVLAMVVVGGLVGAGALGYDVVAGFSQREDFGRGLAAGFAIVLLGVLLDRLTQGFHSKGQT; encoded by the coding sequence TTGATCGTGGCAACCGTCGCCGCCTATCTGAGCTTCGGCGGGACGCAGGCCGCGGATTCGGCGGACGCCGCGGCGTTCCGGTTCTTCGACTCGGTGCGCGAGTGGGTGGATGCGAACCGGGACAGCCATCCGGTGTTCCTGTTCGGGGTGAACTATCTGCGGCTCGGCGTGCGGTTGCTGGTGGAGGCGGTCGGGGCGGCGCTGACCGGGCTCGGATTCGCCGGGCTGGTGGCGGTGGCCGGTGCCGTGTCGTTCGTGCTCGCCGGTTGGCGGGCCGGGCTGCTGGCGGTCGCCGGGTTCCTGAGTTTCGCGGTGCTCGGGCTGTGGACCGAGAGTGTGGACACGCTGGCTCTGACGCTGGCGGCGGTGCTGCTCTCGGTGCTGATCGGGGTGCCGCTCGGCGTTCTGGCCGCGCGGGTGCGCTGGATCGGTGCGGTGCTGCGGCCGGTGCTGGACGTCATGCAGATCCTGCCGACCTTCGCCTATCTGGCGCCGATGACGCTGCTCTTCCTGATCGGCTCGCCGGCCGCGGTGCTCGCGACGCTGATCTACGCCGTGCCGGTGACGATCCGGATCACCCAGCTCGGGATCGCCGGGGTGGCGCCGGCCGCGGTCGAGGCGGCCACCGCGCAGGGCTCCACCCGGCGGCAGTTGCTGACCAAGGTACGGCTGCCGATGGCCCGCCCGGTGCTGATCCTCGCGGTCAACCAGACGATCATGATGGCGCTCTCGATGGTGGTGATCACCGCCCTGATCGACGCGCCCGGCCTGGGCCAGAACATCGTGCGCGCGCTGGAACGGGTGAACGTCGGCGCCGCCTTCGACGCCGGCCTGGCCATCGTGATCATGGCGGTGGTGCTGGACCGGGTGACCACGGCCGCGTCCCGCCGGCGCCCGATGCCCTGGCGGGTCTCGGTCCCGGTGCTGGTGGCGGCGGCGGTCGTCGCCCTGCTGCCGGTCGGCGACCGGGTGCCCACGTTCTCTCTCGCGGCGCCGGTCAACCGGCTCACCGCGTGGGTAGAACTGCACTGGTACGCGGGCACCGAGTGGCTGAAGAACACGGTGAGCGCCTATCTGCTCAACCCCCTGGAACACCTGCTCGTGACCACGCCGTGGTGGCTGTTCGTGCTGGTCGTGTTCGGGTTCGGCCTGCTGGCCGCGGGCTGGCGGGCGGCGCTGATCGCCGCCGGAGCGGCCGCCGGAGTGGCGGCGCTCGGGCTCTGGGCACACGCCATGCAGACCCTGGCCACGGTCCTGGTCGCCACCGCGATCACCCTGCTCGCCGGGGTCTGGGCCGGGGTGCTCTGCGCCCGGCACGACCGTTTCGCCACCGCGGTCCGGCCGCTGCTGGACGCGGCACAGACCATGCCGTCGTTCGTCTACCTGCTGCCGGCCGTCGCGCTCTTCGGCGCCAGCCGGTTCACCGCGATCGTGGCAGCGGTGATCTTCGCCGTCCCGCCGGTGGTCCGGCTGGTCGAGCGCGGCCTGCGGGACGTGCCGGCGACGGTGGTCGAGGCCGCGCTGTCGGCCGGGTCCACCCCGCGGCAGCTGCTCTGGAAGGTGCAGCTCCCGATGGCCCGCGGCGGCCTGCTGCTCGCCGCCAACCAGGGGATAGTCATGGTTCTGGCGATGGTCGTGGTCGGCGGTCTGGTCGGCGCCGGCGCGCTCGGATACGACGTGGTCGCCGGGTTCTCCCAGCGCGAGGACTTCGGCCGCGGACTGGCCGCGGGCTTCGCGATCGTGCTGCTCGGCGTCCTGCTGGACCGGCTCACCCAAGGGTTTCACTCGAAGGGACAGACCTGA
- a CDS encoding quaternary amine ABC transporter ATP-binding protein, producing MITVTGLWKVFGPRADRVVGTPLAELSRAELRDRTGCLVAVRDVSFEVRPGEVFVVMGLSGSGKSTLVRCLTRLIEPTAGEVFLDGEEVGAMSPKRLRELRRHRVAMVFQHFGLLPHREVLDNVAYGLEIQGVGRAERHRRAAEMLELVGLTGHEHQFPEQLSGGMQQRVGLARALAGDPDVLLFDEPFSALDPLIRRDMQDEVRRLHAEVGKTLVFITHDLTEALTLGDRIAVLRDGELVQVGTPEDLVGDPADGYVADFVRDVPRADVLTLRWITRPAVDGEEYEDPPLPQDTVIRDAVPRVLRAARPIPVVDGDRRIGVVDAEQLLPALLGHRRQVPA from the coding sequence ATGATCACGGTGACCGGTTTGTGGAAGGTGTTCGGGCCCCGCGCGGACCGGGTCGTCGGCACCCCGCTCGCCGAGCTGTCCCGGGCCGAGCTGCGGGACCGCACCGGTTGCCTGGTGGCGGTCCGGGACGTCAGCTTCGAGGTCCGGCCGGGCGAGGTGTTCGTGGTGATGGGACTCTCCGGCAGCGGCAAGTCCACCCTGGTCCGCTGCCTGACCCGGCTGATCGAGCCGACCGCCGGCGAGGTTTTCCTGGACGGCGAAGAGGTCGGCGCGATGTCCCCGAAACGGCTGCGTGAGCTGCGCCGGCACCGGGTGGCGATGGTCTTCCAGCACTTCGGGCTGCTGCCGCACCGGGAGGTGCTGGACAACGTGGCCTACGGGCTGGAGATCCAGGGGGTGGGCCGCGCCGAACGGCACCGCCGGGCCGCCGAGATGCTCGAGCTGGTCGGGCTGACCGGGCACGAGCACCAGTTCCCGGAGCAGCTCTCCGGCGGGATGCAGCAGCGGGTCGGGCTGGCCCGGGCGCTGGCCGGCGATCCCGACGTGCTGCTCTTCGACGAGCCGTTCAGCGCGCTGGACCCGCTGATCCGCCGCGACATGCAGGACGAGGTGCGGCGGCTGCACGCGGAGGTCGGCAAGACACTGGTCTTCATCACCCACGACCTGACCGAGGCGCTCACCCTGGGTGACCGGATCGCGGTGCTCCGGGACGGCGAGCTGGTCCAGGTGGGTACGCCGGAGGATCTGGTCGGCGACCCGGCGGACGGGTACGTGGCGGACTTCGTCCGGGACGTGCCGCGCGCCGACGTGCTCACCCTGCGCTGGATCACCCGGCCCGCGGTGGACGGCGAGGAGTACGAGGACCCGCCGCTCCCGCAGGACACGGTGATCCGGGACGCGGTGCCACGGGTGCTGCGGGCCGCCCGGCCGATCCCGGTGGTGGACGGCGACCGGCGGATCGGTGTGGTCGACGCCGAGCAGCTGCTCCCGGCCCTGCTGGGACACCGCAGACAGGTACCTGCGTGA
- a CDS encoding GMC family oxidoreductase, whose product MVIVGGGTAGSVVASRLSADPGLRVCVLEGGPSDVGDQRILQLRNWLNLLETPFDYDYPIVDQPRGNSFLRHSRARVLGGCSSHNTMISFLPPAEDFTDWVTSGAAGWSYDEMMPYWKRLAINISPVAERDRNPLTADFVAACHAALGVPVHEDFNAGPFADGTGFFPVGYHPETGVRSSASVAYLHPHLDRPNLTIRTETWAYHLDPERGVTVRDAEGVRLIRARQEYVLCAGAIDTPRLLLLSGIGPAADLDRLGIPVRLDLPGVGDHLLDHPESLILWEASRPIPPMSAMDSDAGLFVRRDPSATRPDLMFHLYQIPFTVNTQRLGYDVPEHGFGMTPNVPRPRSVGKLTLADADPDTKPLLDFRYFTDPEGYDERAIVDGLRLAREVAATEPFASWIAREIAPGPHLRTDEELSAYGRAAHHTVYHPAGTCRMGAVDDPGAVVDPELRLRGFPNVRIADASVFPTMTSVNPMVAVLMIGERAADLIGRG is encoded by the coding sequence GTGGTAATCGTCGGCGGCGGCACGGCCGGATCAGTCGTGGCGTCGCGGCTCTCAGCCGACCCCGGACTCCGGGTGTGCGTCCTCGAGGGCGGCCCCTCTGACGTCGGTGACCAGCGCATTCTTCAACTTCGCAACTGGCTGAACCTGCTCGAGACGCCATTCGACTACGACTATCCGATCGTCGATCAGCCGCGCGGGAATTCGTTCCTGCGGCATTCCCGGGCGCGGGTGCTCGGCGGGTGCTCGTCGCACAACACCATGATCAGTTTTCTGCCGCCGGCCGAGGATTTCACCGATTGGGTGACGTCCGGAGCGGCCGGCTGGTCGTACGACGAGATGATGCCCTACTGGAAGCGGCTGGCGATCAATATCAGTCCGGTGGCCGAGCGGGACCGCAACCCGCTGACCGCCGACTTCGTGGCGGCCTGCCACGCCGCGCTCGGGGTGCCGGTGCACGAGGACTTCAACGCCGGCCCGTTCGCCGACGGGACCGGCTTCTTCCCGGTCGGGTACCACCCGGAGACCGGGGTCCGGTCGTCCGCCTCGGTCGCCTACCTGCACCCGCACCTGGACCGGCCCAACCTGACGATCCGGACCGAGACGTGGGCGTACCACCTGGATCCCGAACGCGGGGTCACGGTCCGCGACGCCGAGGGGGTCAGGCTGATCCGGGCCCGGCAGGAGTACGTGCTCTGCGCCGGCGCCATCGACACCCCGCGTCTGCTGCTGCTCTCCGGCATCGGCCCGGCCGCCGACCTGGACCGGCTGGGCATCCCCGTCCGGCTGGATCTGCCCGGCGTGGGGGATCATCTGCTGGACCATCCGGAGTCGCTGATCCTGTGGGAGGCGAGCCGGCCGATCCCGCCGATGTCGGCGATGGACTCGGACGCCGGCCTCTTCGTCCGCCGGGACCCGTCCGCGACCAGGCCTGATCTGATGTTCCACCTCTATCAGATCCCGTTCACGGTCAACACCCAGCGGCTCGGCTACGACGTGCCCGAGCACGGCTTCGGGATGACGCCGAACGTGCCCCGGCCACGCAGCGTGGGCAAGCTGACGCTGGCCGACGCCGATCCGGACACCAAGCCTCTGCTGGACTTCCGCTATTTCACCGACCCCGAGGGGTACGACGAACGCGCCATCGTGGACGGCCTGCGACTCGCCCGTGAGGTGGCCGCCACCGAGCCGTTCGCGTCGTGGATCGCCCGGGAGATCGCGCCGGGTCCGCACCTGCGCACCGACGAGGAGCTCTCCGCGTACGGGCGGGCCGCCCACCACACCGTCTACCACCCGGCCGGGACGTGCCGGATGGGCGCCGTGGACGACCCCGGCGCCGTCGTCGACCCGGAGTTGCGGCTGCGGGGGTTCCCCAACGTACGGATCGCCGACGCCTCGGTCTTCCCGACGATGACCTCGGTGAACCCGATGGTCGCGGTGCTGATGATCGGGGAACGCGCCGCCGACCTGATCGGCCGGGGCTGA